Genomic segment of Candidatus Omnitrophota bacterium:
GACGAGGTCATCTTCGAGGAGTTCAAGGGAACGGGCAACATGGAATTACAGCTCGACAGGAACATGTTCCAGAAGAGGATCTACCCGGCCATAGACATCAAGCGTTCCAACACGAGGAAAGAGGACCTGCTTTTCAAGGAGGATGAGCTCAAGCGCATCTGGATAATGAGGAAGGTCCTCAACGAGATGAATTCGGACGAGGCGATGGAGCTGCTCGTAGACAGGTTAGGCAAGACCAAGACCAACGCCGAATTTCTGTTGAATATGCAGGCAAAATAACAAAAAGGAGAAACCGGAATGAAAGACAAGATCCATCCGAAGTATGAAGCCGCGACGATCACCTGCGCGTGCGGAGAGGTGATCCATACCCGCTCTACCAAACCGAGCATAAAGGTCGAGATCTGCTCGAAATGCCATCCGTTCTTTACCGGCCTTACAAAGCTGATGGATGTCGCGGGCAGGGTCGAGAAATTCAAGAAGAAATACAACAAAAAGTAAAAGGGCTTATACAGGATGTTTGAGGCTTTAGAGACAAGGGTCAGGCGCTATGAGGAGCTCGAGAAACTGATCACCGATCCGAAGGTGATAGGGGATTCGTCCGCCTACCAGCGATATACTAAGGAATTGGCTTCGCTCAGGCGCATAGTCTCCAAGTATAAGGAGTACAAGAAAATAGACTCCGAGATAACCGAGCTCGAGGACCTCCTGGAGAAGAAGTCATCCGACGCGGAATTCGCCGAGATGGCCAAGGAGGAATT
This window contains:
- the rpmE gene encoding 50S ribosomal protein L31, with amino-acid sequence MKDKIHPKYEAATITCACGEVIHTRSTKPSIKVEICSKCHPFFTGLTKLMDVAGRVEKFKKKYNKK